A stretch of Coccidioides posadasii str. Silveira chromosome 2, complete sequence DNA encodes these proteins:
- a CDS encoding mitochondrial 54S ribosomal protein mL59 (EggNog:ENOG410PQ04~COG:J~BUSCO:14067at33183) — MATKQAVTSLTETLPVRLRNFFARYPPQFYSAAAIPKPTPPADATIPGAAPSPYTPSRDSKPSKIAESSKSSFSLTDSLLRSNPDYPNPFLPYKNPETNRWRGAVISLRRQNELVKLAREHGVEELLPPGKKSSEYREARVIEKGLRIKGTGIGQKVKGHKWERTLKTRLEERRKAMLEMPEMIRLWKQRGHGRGWKKYPR, encoded by the exons ATGGCTACTAAACAAGCTGTAACGAGTCTCACGGAGACACTACCTGTCAGGCTACGCAATTTTTTTGCCCGCTATCCTCCCCAATTCTACTCAGCTGCTGCGATCCCAAAACCCACGCCGCCCGCCGATGCAACTATTCCCGGTGCCGCTCCAAGCCCTTACACTCCGTCTCGGGACTCCAAGCCCTCCAAGATAGCTGAATCGTCCAAAAGCTCATTCTCCCTAACCGACTCCCTTCTCCGATCGAACCCAGACTATCCAAATCCTTTTCTCCCATATAAGAACCCAGAGACCAACCGCTGGAGAGGTGCCGTGATATCTCTCCGCAGACAGAATGAATTGGTCAAATTAGCGCGAGAGCATGGTGTAGAAGAGTTATTACCGCCGGGAAAGAAGTCATCGGAATACCGTGAAGCGAGAGTGATTGAGAAAGGCTTGCGAATCAAGGGCACAGGTATTGGACAGAAGGTGAAGGGTCATAAATGGGAGAGGACATTGAAGACCAGGTTGGAGGAGAGAAGGAAGGCAATGTTGGAGATGCCGGAGATGATAAGATTATGGAAACAG CGTGGACACGGAAGAGGATGGAAGAAATATCCCCGATAA
- the PRP28 gene encoding mRNA splicing protein prp28 (EggNog:ENOG410PFDF~COG:A~BUSCO:2466at33183) yields the protein MYLSNSIMDGMLTEGTSAIPPPQPPLEPIERPPTPPPLPPDESALPPPPTDPAPPPPPPDSLAPPPPPEDVPRSTYTVPVVVKKKKVGWGSSKSTTPLSVEELLRKKKEADEAASRPKFLTKSQREKLAMEKRAKEIEHERRIRAASTNGSMVSDSNGGGGNSNGRASPTTRYDNVNGSSTTSIPTAPRALRGEIPTAPAAMRSSQAKNNDPRPGNKVPSDSAATGEKRTAPEDAQALLTRQRYMGADQTSSFSAKKKRRRTTERKFNFEWNADEDTSPDYNPLYQNRSEMNFFGRGRLAGFSDDVVDSAAKRYAKALEDRDLEAGSARAREILEMERRRREEGGRNGLDLHWSQKRLDQMRERDWRIFKEDFNISTKGGSIPNPMRSWGESGLPKRLLEIIDKVGYKDPSPIQRAAIPIALQNRDLIGVAVTGSGKTAAFLLPLLVYIAELPRLDEFEWRKSDGPYAIILAPTRELAQQIENEARKFCNPLGFNVVSIVGGHSLEEQSFSLRNGAEIIIATPGRLVDCIERRILVLSQCCYVIMDEADRMIDLGFEEPVNKILDALPVSNEKPDTEEAEDARAMSQHLGGKDRYRQTMMYTATMPSAVERIARKYLRRPAIVTIGNIGEAVDTVEQRVEFISGEDKRKKRLADILASGEFRPPIIVFVNIKRNCDAVARDIKQMGYSSVTLHGSKTQEQREAALASVRNGNTDVLVATDLAGRGIDVSDVSLVVNFNMATNIESYTHRIGRTGRAGKSGVAITFLGNEDADVMYDLKQMLMKSSISRVPEELRKHEAAQSKPTKAGGGQKRLDEGGMFAPKTGSGW from the exons ATGTACTTAAGCAATAGCATCATGGATGGCATGTTAACTGAGGGCACCTCTGCGATTCCTCCTCCGCAGCCCCCTCTGGAGCCTATTGAACGTCCGCCAACCCCTCCTCCATTGCCTCCCGACGAATCCGCCCTTCCTCCGCCACCAACGGACCCGgctcctcctccacctccgCCAGATTCCCTTGCTCCGCCCCCGCCGCCGGAAGATGTTCCTAGGTCTACATATACTGTACCGGTGGTggtaaagaagaagaaagtaGGATGGGGAAGCTCAAAGTCAACCACACCTTTAAGTGTCGAGGAGCTAttaaggaagaagaaggaagcGGATGAAGCAGCTTCAAGG CCTAAATTTCTTACAAAATCCCAACGTGAGAAACTTGCAATGGAGAAAAGAGCGAAAGAAATCGAGCATGAGAGACGAATAAGAGCTGCAAGTACGAACGGCAGTATGGTGTCAGATTCTAATGGCGGGGGTGGCAATTCGAATGGCCGTGCTTCGCCGACCACTCGATATGATAATGTGAATGGAAGCTCGACGACCTCAATTCCTACCGCGCCGCGTGCGCTACGAGGAGAAATACCCACGGCCCCGGCTGCCATGCGTAGCTCTCAGGCGAAGAATAATGACCCGCGGCCAGGAAACAAAGTACCGTCCGATTCGGCTGCCACAGGCGAGAAACGAACGGCACCTGAAGATGCTCAGGCCCTGCTCACCAGACAGCGATATATGGGCGCCGACCAAACATCTAGCTTCTCTgccaagaagaaaagaagacgTACAACTGAACGAAAGTTCAACTTTGAATGGAATGCGGATGAGGACACTAGCCCTGATTATAACCCGCTGTACCAGAATCGGTCTGAGATGAACTTCTTTGGCCGAGGTCGATTAGCTGGGTTCTCTGACGATGTAGTCGATAGCGCGGCGAAGAGATATGCGAAAGCTCTTGAGGATAGAGACCTGGAGGCAGGTAGCGCAAGAGCACGGGAAATTCTTGAAATGGAAAGACGCAGGAGAGAAGAAGGTGGCCGAAACGGGTTGGATTTGCATTGGAGCCAGAAACGGCTGGATCAGATGCGTGAAAGAGATTGGAGAATTTTCAAAGAAGACTTCAATATTAGCACAAAAGGAGGCAGCATCCCGAATCCTATGCGATCGTGGGGCGAATCCGGTTTACCGAAACGTTTGCTTGAGATCATTGATAAGGTTGGGTACAAAGATCCGTCACCCATCCAGAGAGCAGCTATACCTATTGCATTGCAAAACCGAGACCTTATCGGAGTTGCGGTTACTGGCTCCGGTAAAACGGCCGCTTTTCTGCTTCCGCTTCTCGTCTACATCGCCGAGTTACCGCGTCTCGACGAGTTCGAATGGAGGAAAAGCGATGGACCTTACGCTATCATATTGGCCCCTACGCGTGAACTGGCGCAGCAAATTGAGAATGAAGCCAGGAAATTTTGTAATCCACTAGGATTCAACGTTGTCAGTATCGTTGGTGGGCACTCCCTAGAAGAGCAGTCTTTCAGTCTCAGGAACGGAGCCGAAATCATCATCGCTACCCCTGGTCGTCTGGTGGATTGTATCGAACGGCGTATCCTTGTTCTCAGCCAGTGTTGCTACGTGATCATGGACGAGGCTGATCGTATGATTGATCTTGGTTTTGAGGAGCCTGTCAACAAAATCCTTGATGCTCTTCCGGTTTCAAACGAGAAGCCCGATacagaagaagcagaagacgCGCGCGCTATGAGCCAGCATCTTGGAGGCAAAGATCGCTACAGGCAGACAATGATGTATACTGCAACCATGCCTTCCGCGGTGGAACGTATAGCGAGAAAGTATCTTCGGAGGCCGGCAATTGTCACCATTGGTAATATTGGCGAAGCCGTTGACACCGTCGAGCAACGAGTTGAATTCATCTCTGGTGAGGATAAACGGAAGAAAAGACTGGCAGATATCCTTGCGTCAGGCGAATTCAGACCTCCAATTATTGTCTTCGTTAATATTAAAAGAAATTGCGATGCTGTTGCTCGTGATATTAAACAGATGGGATATTCTTCAGTTACTCTGCATGGTAGCAAGACCCAGGAACAAAGAGAAGCAGCGTTGGCGTCCGTTCGTAATGGGAATACGGACGTGCTTGTCGCTACAGACCTCGCAGGACGTGGTATTGATGTGTCAGACGTTAGTTTGGTGGTTAATTTCAACATGGCGACAAATATTGAGAGTTACACACATCGTATCGGACGAACTGGGCGTGCTGGAAAGAGTGGTGTGGCGATCACGTTCCTTGGGAACGAGGATGCGGATGTCAT GTATGATCTTAAACAAATGCTTATGAAGTCCTCGATATCGCGAGTTCCGGAGGAGCTCCGCAAGCATGAGGCGGCTCAGTCCAAGCCTACCAAGGCTGGCGGTGGACAGAAGAGGCTTGACGAGGGCGGCATGTTTGCGCCCAAGACTGGTTCCGGGTGGTAG
- a CDS encoding uncharacterized protein (EggNog:ENOG410PR6M~COG:S~BUSCO:11664at33183), translating into MASIIESGVKSTMSLCRTCHTSRIQARLFSSSPSSMVGPESPNYIDIPRTIQPYLPRKKRAKGVLPVPREIFPARRPDKPSESYIANATPEPASNKPKVDNDHPLFEQLEWKRRMAAVRRKNLREGLLELHERKQKAESKVLARSKARQAQNTQVLNQPSREDERLTSATIVQAMVSKKNPILPDPNAEARLAKSLANVAMKQQLKSEERMDAIHSLYMNARDFIITEEQLNEEIERVFPAGDNPEWMNDQRAGENVWNLGPPPAVSSLVHRKDDENSRWDLVQDRTKKIAEALTGGKI; encoded by the coding sequence ATGGCGTCAATAATCGAGTCCGGCGTCAAGTCGACGATGTCTCTGTGTCGGACATGCCACACCTCTCGAATCCAGGCGAGGCTGTTCTCCTCGTCTCCATCCTCAATGGTTGGTCCGGAATCTCCCAATTATATCGACATCCCTCGAACTATCCAACCCTACCTTCCTCGAAAAAAGAGAGCCAAGGGTGTGCTACCCGTTCCGCGTGAAATATTTCCGGCCCGAAGACCGGACAAGCCTTCAGAGTCTTACATCGCCAACGCAACCCCCGAGCCAGCCAGCAACAAACCAAAAGTTGACAATGACCACCCTTTGTTCGAGCAGCTTGAGTGGAAACGCAGGATGGCAGCAGTGCGACGAAAGAATTTACGAGAAGGTCTCCTCGAGCTACACGAGCGAAAACAAAAAGCGGAAAGCAAGGTTTTGGCCCGAAGCAAAGCACGACAGGCCCAGAACACACAGGTCCTCAACCAGCCATCACGAGAGGACGAGCGCCTGACCAGTGCGACAATCGTGCAGGCCATGGTATCAAAGAAGAATCCTATTCTTCCCGACCCCAATGCCGAAGCCCGGCTTGCGAAGTCCTTGGCCAACGTCGCCATGAAACAGCAATTGAAAAGCGAGGAGAGAATGGACGCAATTCACTCACTGTACATGAATGCTCGCGATTTTATTATCACTGAAGAGCAGCTAAATGAGGAGATTGAGCGAGTTTTCCCTGCTGGAGATAACCCTGAATGGATGAACGACCAGAGAGCTGGTGAGAACGTCTGGAATCTGGGTCCCCCGCCAGCCGTCAGTTCGTTGGTGCACAGGAAAGATGATGAAAACTCCAGATGGGATCTGGTGCAAGATCGGACGAAGAAGATTGCGGAGGCACTCACTGGAGGCAAGATCTAA
- the IKS1 gene encoding putative serine/threonine-protein kinase iks1 (EggNog:ENOG410PF9W~COG:T~TransMembrane:3 (o587-609i621-639o645-664i)~BUSCO:3633at33183) — protein sequence MSDRDERSMSIVPYASSRDVVLRHNDAVVVFDRASKQLVLQSADNAPTNIEPPECPYCHQRLRDGNHTNRERGHTPAAQHGFVNPEYFRMLDATLPGTSERSGPPSPRRRLVQPIPLEGSPLGSSYSDDTTAPASPGISSTAFSQGYFKRFFVEEGVLGRGGKGVVLLVKHVLDGVPLGQFACKRVPVGDDHEWLKKVLIEVQLLQGLSHQNLVPYRHVWLENAKLSNFGPSVPCAFILQQYCNAGDLQKYVCGSVQSAVTPQQLKERLRRRSKGEPEVPSFGGPVKLQFEEIYSFFRDITSGLKYLHENGYIHRDLKPSNCLLHETGRELRVLVSDFGEVQSENTIRNSTGSTGTISYCAPEVLRRLSPNGPFGNFTFKSDVFSLGMILYFLCFAELPYRNADVIDEDKEDLDELRTEISQWAGFDDARRLRPELPEKLYSFLKRMLSVDPNERPTAADVLSGIQTGVGASDSHRYHRNGRSAERRSKSLALPVESPNPASEMRSPSNGLGTGITPSRHAHGYGTNKTIDIRRTSEPIPEMGEEIRPSENTLLIHSPTDADHSILHPGHQRIPAANHLLMPPPRRFSFYSLIRHRINGHYVAITLAFLKILSITRPCSPLAVNTWIFYPLLLLTISDLGTTRTWIHVSTLVIHLIVTAFALRLDFFCLRASKFQHFPLNL from the exons ATGTCTGATCGAGACGAGCGGAGCATGTCAATTGTTCCATACGCCTCCAGTCGTGACGTCGTTCT TCGTCATAATGATGCAGTGGTAGTCTTCGACCGTGCCTCCAAGCAGCTAGTCCTCCAGAGCGCCGATAATGCACCAACGAACATAGAACCGCCAGAATGTCCCTACTGTCACCAGCGGCTGCGAGATGGAAACCACACTAACAGAGAACGAGGGCACACTCCAGCTGCTCAGCATGGGTTCGTTAACCCTGAGTATTTTCGTATGCTTGATGCGACGCTACCAGGCACCTCCGAACGATCTGGACCCCCGTCTCCCCGAAGGCGATTAGTACAACCGATACCGCTCGAGGGTTCACCCCTAGGCTCTTCGTACAGTGATGATACCACAGCTCCGGCGTCTCCTGGCATCTCTTCCACCGCATTCAGTCAGGGATATTTTAAGCGGTTTTTTGTCGAAGAAGGCGTGCTCGGTAGAGGCGGAAAGGGTGTTGTACTACTCGTTAAGCACGTCCTCGATGGTGTTCCACTGGGCCAATTTGCCTGCAAACGTGTTCCAGTAGGAGATGACCATGAGTGGCTAAAGAAGGTATTAATTGAAGTTCAGCTGCTCCAGGGTCTGTCGCATCAAAACTTGGTGCCATACCGGCATGTGTGGCTTGAAAATGCGAAACTGAGCAATTTTGGTCCAAGCGTGCCATGTGCCTTTATATTACAGCAGTACTGCAACGCCGGAGATTTGCAAAAGTATGTCTGCGGCTCGGTTCAGTCGGCCGTAACCCCACAGCAACTGAAAGAGCGCTTGCGCCGAAGATCCAAAGGTGAGCCCGAAGTCCCTAGCTTCGGCGGTCCGGTCAAGCTTCAGTTTGAGGAGATCTATTCTTTTTTCAGGGACATAACTTCAGGCCTGAAGTACCTACATGAAAATGGTTACATTCATCGTGATTTGAAACCGAGCAACTGCCTACTCCATGAAACTGGGCGCGAGCTCCGAGTTTTGGTCAGTGATTTTGGGGAAGTCCAGTCGGAAAACACTATTCGAAATTCTACTGGCAGTACAGGAACCATTTCCTACTGCGCACCCGAAGTGCTACGACGTCTCTCCCCCAACGGTCCTTTTGGAAATTTCACGTTCAAATCTGACGTGTTTTCTCTGGGGATGATTCTCTACTTTCTTTGTTTTGCAGAACTTCCTTATCGGAATGCCGATGTCATTGATGAAGACAAAGAGGACTTAGATGAATTGCGCACTGAAATAAGCCAGTGGGCTGGATTTGATGACGCAAGACGCCTTAGACCAGAACTCCCGGAAAAGCTTTATAGCTTTTTGAAAAGGATGCTTTCCGTTGACCCTAATGAACGCCCAACCGCTGCAGATGTTTTAAGTGGAATACAAACTGGTGTAGGTGCTTCCGATAGCCACAGGTACCATAGAAACGGCCGTTCGGCAGAAAGACGTTCGAAATCACTTGCCCTCCCCGTTGAATCGCCGAACCCTGCATCAGAAATGCGAAGTCCGAGTAATGGACTAGGTACCGGAATCACCCCAAGCCGTCACGCGCATGGCTACGGAACCAACAAAACAATCGACATTAGACGCACCTCTGAACCAATTCCCGAAATGGGAGAAGAGATCCGGCCATCCGAAAATACCCTACTCATCCACTCTCCTACGGACGCCGATCATTCCATTCTACATCCAGGCCACCAGCGGATACCTGCAGCTAACCATCTCCTCATGCCCCCTCCACGacgattttctttttatagTCTCATTAGACACCGAATAAATGGCCATTATGTTGCCATCACACTTGCTTTCCTCAAAATCCTCTCTATCACCCGGCCTTGTTCACCTCTGGCAGTGAACACTTGGATATTTTACccacttcttcttcttactATATCAGATTTAGGGACCACCAGGACCTGGATTCATGTTTCAACTTTGGTGATACATTTGATCGTTACCGCTTTTGCTTTGCGTTTGGACTTTTTTTGTCTTAGAGCGAGTAAGTTTCAACACTTCCCACTAAACCTATGA
- the NOG2 gene encoding GTPase required for pre-60S ribosomal subunit nuclear export and maturation (EggNog:ENOG410PFCP~COG:S~BUSCO:4792at33183): MGTGKKEAARRERQGKTGDGMANVRVKGENFYRNAKKVKTLNMYKEGRAQRDAFGNVTKAASYQSREVPNARIEPNRKWFGNTRVISQEALNSFREAVAERASDPYQVLLKTNKLPMSLIRDGQAPNGLKQHEAKVAVEAAPFSDTFGPKAQRKRVKLSVGTLEELAGETEKMHDTYLERLEQAKLLSGTSGETGDNTEQDGELTAAREPVFSKGQSKRIWNELYKVIDSSDVVIHVLDARDPEGTRCRSIEKYIREEAPHKHLIFVLNKCDLVPTGVAASWVRALSKEYPTLAFHASINNSFGKGSLIQLLRQFSSLHSDRKQISVGFIGYPNTGKSSIINTLRKKKVCTVAPIPGETKVWQYITLMKRIYLIDCPGVVPPSNTDTEEDILLRGVVRVENVQNPEQYIPGVLKRTQRKHIERTYEIKNYTDAIDFLSILARKGGRLLKGGEPDLDGVAKMVINDFLRGKIPWFTPPPHTPGEENERIEGRDGRLGEISRKRKAENLGSHDDNIAEELSSENPEDEDDSFNGFDDSEEGSGNEEEASSDSFDATG; encoded by the exons ATGGGCACAGGCAAAAAGGAAGCTGCTCGTCGAGAGCGGCAGGGGAAGACGGGGGATGGAATGGCTAATGTTCGGGTCAAGGGTGAAAACTTCTATAG AAATGCAAAGAAGGTGAAGACTCTTAATATGTACAAAGAGGGTCGGGCACAGCGAGACGCCTTTGGCAACGTCACGAAAGCTGCTTCCTACCAATCTCGAGAGGTACCAAATGCAAGGATTGAACCCAATAGGAAATGGTTTGGAAACACCAGAGTTATTTCGCAGGAGGCCTTGAATTCATTCCGAGAAGCCGTTGCAGAACGAGCGTCCGATCCCTACCAGGTTCTCCTTAAAACCAATAAGCTCCCAATGAGTTTAATTCGTGATGGACAAGCTCCAAACGGCTTGAAGCAGCATGAAGCGAAGGTTGCAGTGGAGGCTGCACCATTCAGTGACACATTTGGCCCGAAAGCACAAAGGAAGCGGGTCAAACTTAGTGTGGGAACGTTGGAAGAGCTTGCCGGCGAGACAGAGAAGATGCACGACACTTATCTGGAAAGGCTTGAGCAAGCAAAATTGCTGAGTGGAACATCGGGTGAAACCGGTGATAATACAGAGCAAGATGGAGAACTCACAGCCGCCAGGGAGCCCGTCTTTTCCAAAGGGCAGAGCAAGAGAATTTGGAATGAACTTTATAAAGTTATCGATTCATCCGATGTTGTCATTCATGTTCTTGATGCCAGAGATCCCGAAGGAACTCGCTGCAGAAGTATTGAAAAGTACATCCGCGAGGAAGCGCCACATAAACATCTCATCTTCGTGTTGAACAAATGCGATTTAGTGCCAACCGGTGTAGCT GCGTCTTGGGTACGTGCTTTGTCCAAAGAGTACCCAACACTCGCATTCCATGCTTCTATCAACAATTCCTTCGGCAAGGGGTCCCTGATCCAGCTTCTTCGCCAGTTTTCATCCCTTCACTCAGACCGGAAACAAATATCTGTTGGGTTTATCGGATATCCAAACACGGGAAAGTCTTCCATAATCAACACTctcagaaagaaaaaggtttGCACAGTGGCTCCCATTCCTGGAGAAACAAAAGTTTGGCAGTATATTACCTTGATGAAGCGTATTTACCTGATTGATTGCCCCGGAGTTGTGCCACCAAGTAACACCGACACAGAGGAGGATATCTTACTCCGTGGAGTGGTTCGTGTGGAAAACGTTCAAAATCCCGAGCAGTACATTCCTGGTGTTCTTAAACGAACGCAGCGGAAGCATATTGAAAGAACTTACGAAATCAAAAACTACACCGATGCCATTGACTTCCTTAGCATACTAGCCCGAAAAGGTGGCAGACTCTTGAAAGGAGGGGAGCCTGATCTTGACGGTGTAGCTAAGATGGTTATAAATGATTTCCTCCGGGGGAAGATACCGTGGTTCACCCCTCCTCCCCACACACCAGGTGAAGAGAACGAGAGGATCGAGGGACGTGATGGTCGTTTAGGAGAAATCTCCCGTAAGAGAAAGGCCGAAAACTTGGGGAGCCATGATGACAATATCGCCGAAGAACTTTCGTCGGAGAATCCCGAGGATGAGGACGATAGTTTCAACGGTTTTGACGACAGTGAGGAAGGGTCTGGCAATGAAGAAGAGGCCTCTTCTGATTCCTTCGATGCCACGGGTTGA
- a CDS encoding uncharacterized protein (EggNog:ENOG410PIX7~COG:A~BUSCO:3394at33183): MADLHFAGTDEENAELKKLNAEVLEDTDNFENWEKLVRAAESQEGGINRNSSPQAITTTRAIYDKFLAKFPLLFGYWKKYADLEFSIAGTESAEMVYERGVASITNSVDLWTNYCTFKVDTTHDPDVIRELFERGANCVGLDFLSHPFWDKYLQFEENLEAGDNRIFAILGRIIQIPMHQYARYFETYRHLAQARPLTELAPPETIAQFRAEVEGAAAGIPPGSRSEAEIERDVRLRVDGYHLETFTRTQTETTKRWTYESEIKRPYFHVTELDDGQLANWRKYLDFEESEGSYARTQFLYERCLVTCAHYDEFWMRYARWMSAQDGKEEEVRNIYQRASTLYVPISRPTIRLHYAYFEEMCGRTDIAKDVHSAILVSLPGHVETIISFANMSRRHGGLDAAIDVYKSQIDSTQCDIQAKSALVAEWAKLLWKIKGVPEEARQVFQNNQHWYPDSRPFWMNYLTFELEQPTSADTEGTQYERIKQVIEDVRTKSSLSTQVAKELLQIYMVYLLERGSKDAAIEYMALDREVNGPQSVQTIMKNAEAQKDNTAKPTAVENGNQTSAEVPVQSPLQPPTQVPDNPYNKYYQPPVSSNGAAMPVKYP, encoded by the exons ATGGCAGACTTGCACTTTGCTGGTACTGATGAGGAGAACGCCGAACTGAAGAAGCTGAATGCGGAGGTG CTTGAGGATACCGATAATTTCGAGAACTGGGAGAAACTAGTTCGGGCTGCCGAAAGCCAAGAAGGCGGCATTAACCGGAACTCCAGTCCCCAGGCGATCACCACCACGAGAGCAATATACGACAAGTTCTTGGCCAAATTTCCCTTATTATTCGGATACTGGAAAAAATATGCCGACTTGGAGTTTTCTATCGCTGGTACGGAGTCCGCTGAAATG GTTTATGAGAGAGGTGTCGCAAGCATCACGAATTCAGTAGACCTTTGGACAAACTACTGTACCTTTAAGGTTGATACCACTCATGATCCAGATGTCATTCGAGA GCTCTTTGAGCGTGGTGCCAATTGTGTAGGCCTTGATTTTCTGTCGCACCCTTTCTGGGATAAGTATCTTCAGTTTGAAGAGAACTTAGAGGCTGGCGACAATAGGATATTTGCGATCTTGGGCCGAATCATCCAAATCCCTATGCACCAGTATGCGCGATACTTCGAGACGTATCGTCACTTAGCACAAGCTAGACCCTTGACGGAGCTTGCGCCTCCTGAGACTATCGCTCAATTTAGAGCAGAGGTTGAAGGCGCTGCAGCCGGCATCCCGCCGGGATCTAGAAGTGAAGCAGAGATTGAAAGGGATGTCCGATTGCGCGTAGATGGCTATCACTTGGAAACCTTCACTCGAACACAAACGGAGACCACCAAGCGATGGACTTACGAGTCTGAGATTAAACGTCCTTACTTCCATGTAACGGAACTTGACGATGGACAGTTGGCTAACTGGAGGAAGTACCTTGACTTCGAAGAATCGGAGGGTTCGTATGCAAGAACGCAATTTCTCTATGAGAGATGTCTCGTCACTTGTGCCCACTATGATGAATTTTGGATGCGTTATGCCCGATGGATGTCCGCCCAGGacggaaaagaagaagaggtgCGAAATATATACCAACGCGCTAGCACACTCTATGTCCCAATTTCGAGGCCCACTATTCGGTTGCACTACGCCTACTTCGAAGAGATGTGTGGCAGAACCGATATTGCCAAGGATGTCCATAGTGCGATCCTTGTTTCGCTGCCTGGCCATGTGGAAACAATAATATCGTTTGCAAACATGTCACGACGTCACGGAGGATTGGATGCTGCGATTGACGTTTATAAGTCACAGATTGATTCCACCCAGTGCGATATTCAGGCGAAATCTGCATTGGTCGCCGAATGGGCTAAGCTTCTCTGGAAGATTAAGGGAGTACCGGAGGAGGCTCGACAAGTCTTTCAAAACAACCAACATTGGTATCCTGATAGCCGTCCGTTCTGGATGAATTATTTGACCTTTGAGCTCGAGCAACCAACAAGTGCTGATACGGAAGGTACTCAATACGAAAGGATCAAGCAGGTCATCGAGGATGTCCGCACAAAGAGTAGCCTATCCACACAGGTGGCCAAGGAACTACTTCAGATCTACATGGTCTACCTGTTGGAGCGAGGTTCAAAGGATGCCGCGATAGAGTACATGGCTCTCGATCGTGAAGTGAACGGACCCCAGTCTGTACAAACGATCATGAAGAATGCAGAAGCTCAGAAAGATAATACTGCTAAACCCACAGCTGTTGAAAACGGTAACCAAACGTCTGCTGAGGTTCCTGTCCAGTCTCCTCTTCAACCTCCCACCCAAGTGCCTGATAATCCTTATAACAAGTACTACCAGCCACCAGTTTCATCTAATGGGGCT GCCATGCCTGTCAAGTATCCGTAG